One window of Parafrankia discariae genomic DNA carries:
- a CDS encoding PIG-L deacetylase family protein — translation MSQDRTTFTVVSFHAHPDDEALLTAGTLARAATDGHRVVIVVATDGEAGLARDDLGGSGLAAIRRAEPRASAEAIGAARMHFLGYRDGGYDPRAKPTRAVYLEPETFASSLPERAAARLVELLVEKSAAVLTIYDASGGYGHPDHVQVHRAGLLAAKAAGTPVVLEATVDRDLLTKAVRLLRRVSPVVPLPPMLDLTAAFTPREELTHRVNVRRQLPAKIRALKAHGSQADGGYTVRTLAMLLRLPRPIRRWVLGTEWFREVGRAPAAVLLDNIFATLRT, via the coding sequence ATGAGCCAGGACAGGACCACCTTCACCGTGGTCTCCTTCCACGCCCACCCGGACGACGAGGCGCTCCTGACCGCCGGAACGCTCGCTCGTGCCGCGACTGACGGGCATCGCGTCGTGATCGTCGTCGCGACCGACGGCGAAGCGGGCCTCGCGCGTGATGATCTCGGAGGCTCCGGCCTGGCGGCCATCCGGCGCGCGGAGCCGCGGGCCTCTGCCGAGGCCATCGGCGCCGCCCGCATGCACTTCCTGGGCTACCGGGACGGCGGCTATGACCCGCGGGCGAAGCCCACACGGGCCGTCTACCTGGAGCCAGAGACCTTCGCGAGTTCGCTTCCCGAGCGCGCCGCCGCGCGCCTAGTCGAGCTCCTGGTCGAGAAGAGCGCCGCCGTACTTACGATCTATGACGCGTCTGGCGGGTACGGGCACCCCGACCATGTGCAGGTCCACCGCGCGGGTCTGCTCGCGGCCAAGGCCGCCGGGACGCCTGTCGTGCTGGAGGCGACCGTGGACCGCGACCTGCTGACCAAGGCGGTCCGACTGCTGCGCAGAGTGTCACCTGTCGTGCCGCTGCCTCCCATGCTCGACCTGACCGCGGCCTTCACCCCGCGGGAGGAGCTGACGCATCGCGTGAACGTGCGGCGTCAGCTCCCCGCGAAGATCCGCGCGCTCAAGGCGCACGGCTCTCAGGCCGATGGCGGCTACACCGTCCGGACGCTCGCCATGCTGCTGCGCCTGCCGAGGCCGATCCGGAGGTGGGTGCTTGGTACCGAATGGTTCAGGGAAGTGGGACGCGCCCCTGCCGCCGTGCTTCTCGACAACATCTTCGCCACCCTGCGCACGTAG
- a CDS encoding COG4705 family protein, with translation MTTELTVRRPSSRAGEMLNKVPEITIWFWVIKILCTTVGESFADWINMTLGVGLTKTALIFTVVLAAVLYVQMRLRRYVPSIYWLTVVVVSITGTLYTDILTDSQGVPLKVSTTVFAVLLAVVFGVWYARERTLSIHSITSTPREAFYWLAILVTFALGTAAGDWTLELSGWGPGKAVLLPAALIAMVVVAWRFGGQPVLAFWLAYILTRPLGANIGDWFATPRSEQGLGLGTALTSVIFLVAIGATVLYLTWSKADVIPGSEALETAVRGAGPGRERLALGLYAAAAIATGLLLHHTSQIPHASPLAAEEAGGSASNNIQLTPAQAIAHFPSADVASLKTIVDDTLTKVNAGDQSGGTARIKDLETTWDDDESKLKPLDGNAWTFLDGRIDDALTALRASNPDPATEKQALTVLSTSLGG, from the coding sequence ATGACCACCGAACTGACCGTCCGCCGGCCCTCCTCTCGGGCGGGCGAGATGCTGAACAAGGTCCCCGAGATCACGATCTGGTTCTGGGTAATCAAGATCCTCTGTACGACCGTCGGTGAAAGTTTCGCCGACTGGATCAACATGACGCTCGGCGTCGGCCTTACCAAGACGGCGCTCATCTTCACCGTCGTCCTGGCCGCGGTGCTCTACGTGCAGATGCGACTCCGCCGGTATGTGCCGTCGATCTACTGGCTCACCGTCGTGGTCGTGAGCATCACCGGCACGCTCTACACCGACATCCTGACGGACAGCCAGGGCGTTCCGCTAAAGGTCAGCACCACGGTCTTCGCCGTTCTCCTGGCGGTCGTCTTCGGTGTCTGGTACGCCCGTGAGCGCACCCTGTCGATCCACAGCATCACCTCGACGCCCCGTGAGGCGTTCTACTGGCTCGCGATCCTGGTGACCTTCGCACTCGGCACGGCCGCCGGCGACTGGACTCTCGAACTCAGCGGCTGGGGCCCGGGCAAGGCGGTGCTGCTGCCGGCGGCTCTCATCGCCATGGTCGTCGTCGCCTGGCGGTTCGGCGGGCAGCCGGTGCTCGCCTTCTGGTTGGCCTACATCCTCACCCGGCCGCTGGGCGCCAACATCGGAGACTGGTTCGCGACCCCGAGGTCCGAGCAGGGGCTGGGCCTCGGCACCGCCCTCACCAGCGTGATCTTCCTCGTCGCCATCGGGGCCACCGTCCTCTACCTCACCTGGTCGAAGGCGGACGTCATCCCCGGCTCGGAGGCCCTGGAGACCGCCGTCCGCGGCGCCGGCCCGGGCCGAGAACGACTCGCCCTCGGTCTCTACGCCGCGGCCGCGATCGCCACCGGGCTCCTGCTTCACCACACCTCGCAGATCCCGCACGCCTCTCCACTCGCCGCGGAGGAGGCCGGCGGATCAGCCTCGAACAACATCCAGCTCACGCCTGCTCAGGCAATCGCCCACTTCCCATCGGCCGATGTCGCGAGCCTCAAGACGATCGTCGACGACACGCTCACCAAGGTGAACGCGGGCGACCAAAGCGGAGGCACGGCTCGAATCAAGGATCTCGAGACGACCTGGGACGACGATGAGTCCAAGCTCAAGCCCCTGGACGGCAATGCCTGGACGTTCCTCGACGGGCGGATCGACGATGCCCTGACCGCACTGCGGGCATCCAACCCTGACCCCGCCACCGAGAAGCAGGCGCTGACCGTGCTGTCCACGTCTCTGGGCGGCTGA